From a region of the Hemibagrus wyckioides isolate EC202008001 linkage group LG14, SWU_Hwy_1.0, whole genome shotgun sequence genome:
- the LOC131365072 gene encoding troponin I, fast skeletal muscle-like: MSEKKMSSSRKHNLKSLMLSIAKGLLEVEGKQREEERKRYMAETCPALSLPSGLQALQDLCKELHHKIDVIDEERYDMESKVDKSSKEIEDMKIKVQDLKGKFKKPALRKVRMSADQMLQALLGSKHKVSLDLRANLKQVKKEVKEEDKELRDVGDWRKNVEDKAGMDGRKKMFESES, translated from the exons ATGTCGGA GAAAAAGATGTCTTCGAGTCGCAAGCATAACCTGAAG AGCTTGATGCTCTCAATCGCTAAAGGTTTGCTTGAGGTTGAAGGAAAgcaaagagaagaagagaggaaaaggTACATGGCAGAGACGTGCCCTGCTTTATCCCTGCCAAGCGGCTTACAAGCGCTACAG GACCTGTGCAAAGAACTTCACCATAAGATCGATGTGATTGATGAGGAGAGATATGATATGGAGAGCAAAGTGGACAAAAGTTCGAAGGAG ATTGAGGACATGAAGATTAAAGTTCAGGACCTGAAGGGCAAGTTCAAGAAGCCGGCTTTGAGGAAGGTGCGCATGTCTGCGGATCAGATGCTTCAGGCTCTGCTCGGCTCTAAACACAAGGTGTCTCTGGACCTGAGAGCCAACCTGAAACAAGTGAAGAAGGAGGTTAAGGAAGAG GATAAAGAACTGCGTGATGTCGGCGACTGGCGTAAGAACGTTGAAGACAAGGCTGGCATGGATGGCAGAAAGAAGATGTTTGAGTCCGAGTCTTAA